aatgggagattggacaatgggagattgggtggcttcttcttggctcatgggtggtggactcctctctcgaacgggggaggagggccggttaaggtcaagctccatacgagcatcaaccgtcttggttgcaaacaactccaaagccttatcttgtgacccggccaccgtctccttgtaaacggaccaacgttgctcggagttgatacgcattgtcttccaacgggtgtgcattccaaaccccacattatgccttccctctagctcaacaccatcatttgcctcattccaattcaactcaaccctaacttgtgctaccacctccgcaaagctagggctaaggtcaaacaccaagtcaacctcttccgggtccggctctatgtttcccttcaagtaagcatccttgtccacatgatgaatatgaacaattctttccatccccctagcataatgggaacaacacatacacacatgtgttcattagttaccataatcaacataatctacccatacaaactagcacactaccatttctcctacttcaacaaccctaacatccaaccaaatccatctccaccctcaaatcaaccaaatccacatctaggATTTCACATGTACATTCAAccaaatacacaaaatcaatggatgaaaagaaggggaacggaggggattacctcaaggaacgagttgggaacgatctccacggacagatctgaagatttggtggtggatttggtgggggggagaGGGGAGGAGAGAGAGAGCCGGCCGCCTCCTGTTCTTGAAGAGCGAAgaagagaaagaaagaagaaagggtcgggctgggggcacgcgcgcgcggcccaaacttaagtggatgtgtggcgcccttgccacgggcgccacactttcaatgtgtggcgccggcaggagcggcgccacacggtctgccacgtcggatcggctagccagctcagcgtcgacgagccacgtcggatgggtttgCGGCGCCGGCAGaaggggcgccacatgggcatgtgtggcgtccatgagaggggcgccacacaaaaaggttagatgagtgaaatagtttcgccggagggtcagtctgtgcttttcttccacttttgggttatttttgtgcaaatcgcccggAAATACCATCTCTACTTCAGATTATCTACAAAGCAATTGCCATTTAATACTCCGTATATGCAAAACGCCCCGTGCAAACGAGGCAACCCCAAACAGCGTCTGTTTCATCAGCTCAAAAAAAGCCCCATTCTCTCACGTTCGTGCCGTGACAGAGCTAGggttccccgccgccgccgtcgccgccgccgtcgccgtcgccattcCCCGCCGCCGCAGTGCGAGCTCCCCTCCCCTGCTCCGTTCTCGGCCTGGTACAACTCCCACCGTCCCCGAATCGACCGCGCGCCCACGGGTTGAGCTTGTCCCCGTCGGCCGCCGGTGATAGGAGCTCTGTGAGCCTCCGTTCCCCGGTCCGCGGTCTACTCCTTCGCGCTGTTCCCTGCCTCCTACTACTCTCTCTGTCACCGATTCAGCCGGGTGCTCGCGGGTCAATCTTGTCTCCGTTGGCCTCCGGTGACAGGATCTCGAGCCGCCGGCGCCTCGCCGTTTCTCGTGGACTTTTGCGGTGCTGTGCGCTCCGGcccgtggtggtggcggtggtgggtccaGGAGCCTAGCAGCCACGCGGCCGTCCACACCTGGCGGAGAGGAGAACACGGCGGCGGACGTCCGGTTCGCTTCCTCCTCGGCGGTCGTCCGGCGAGATGCCGCGCGACCGTGACGAGCCGGCGGCTGTGCGCGTCTACACCGTCTGCGACGAGTCCAAGTAACCACCATTCCCGCAATCCCCCCAAACCTAGCATCTCCCCCTCCGTCACCGCCGCTAATCCAATCGATTCGGCCGCAGGTACCTCGTCGTCCGGAACGTGCCGGCCCTCGGATGCGGCGACGAGCTCGGCACCCTGTTCTCGACGTACGGTCCACTGGAAGAGTGAGCCGGCAGCGACCCTGAATCCACTTCTTCTTCCTGCTAATGTCTCGTGCGTGCTCACCATCTTCGTTTTGGGTTCAGGTGCAAGCCCATGGATGCCGAGGACTGCGAGGAGTACACCGACGTCTTCTTCATCAAGTTCTCGCAGGTCAGCAACGCGAGGTGACTAATGTTTATCGCATATCTACCTCATTCAACTGTAGGATTTTGGCCCCTCTGGTGACCAATTGGTGGTGATGGTTTGCTGTGCTAGTCTTTGGGTTTGTCATACGCGGTTTACATGATTAGGTGGATATCTTTCTTGTGTTTCCTGCTACTAGTTATCTGATTCGTTTGGTTGCATTTCTGAATATGTGATTGGAGGATGCGTGTACCATGTCTATCCATTGCACAATCAGTGCTTCATACTTATGTAATTGAGTGAAAAAAAAACTTGAGGCTTATTTTTCTGCACAATTTAGCATAACTGACCGAGGAAGGGTGAATTGGGTAGGCTTTCCGGAAGCAAAATTCAGTAATATAATACATAATTGATCTCGGCATGTGGATAATAAACTTAAATAAAGGATAGGATTTTCTTTGAGGGCATTAGCTAGTTTAGGCCATGCAGTCCAGATTTTGGCACCTGGGAAGCAAATCTGGAGCCAACAATTGCCCCAACTACTTTTTTTGCCCCTTTACTTTTTTATTTAAGTGTGGTATTGGCTCTGTCATGTTGCAGGTTTGCGAAGAGAAAGTTGGATGAGACTGCATTTCTTGGCAACCGGCTGCAGGTGTCATATGCACCTCAGTTTGAGAGTGTTGAGGATACTAAAGAGAAACTGGAAGTCAGGAGAAATGAAGTCCTTGGCCGGATACGATGTACGGTTATATTCGTTTTGCAAATATGTCTACATCTTAGAATATTTTTTTGCGGTTGCAGAGTAACCAAGAAATATAACTGTGATTATCAGCTTCTAGTATATTTATATTCTTTTGTACTTGACTAATTGGTTTTAGGCATTTCCTTGCATTTTTCAGCACCTGCTGGAAGCAGACCTGAAGGGCTATCTCAGTATCCACTGGGTCAGGGATCGTCTAGTGGGAACTCACACCGTCAAATGAGCTCCAATAAGAGGTTAGTAAATACAACCTTTATTCAATTTTGTGGTGTAATACTGATAATTAAAACTTGGTCATAATTTATTCATCATAGGAAATTATTGCCACTTCAGAGCTGATATTGTTATCATGATTGATTCCAGCCATTTATTACGATGGTCGTGTTATGGTTCATGTAGTTACATTGGGATGACCAGATGAGGTTACGATTATTTAGGCATTTACTTCTTATATCAAGTTCTTGTGTTTGGACTTTGTAAGGCGTTTGCTTGCTGGCTATTTTGCATCTAATGGGATAGGTCGATGTTTGTCTTTGGACATACCCTGAGCTTCTGTGTGTCACTGTGGATATTCTGACTTGGCAGTGCCATTCCAAGATTTGTGTTGTTCTATTCGGAATATCTATGATCATGATACAATCATATTCTATTATTCTTTTGGATGATTTTTGTATGCATAACTACACTAACCTAAAAAAATTCAAACAGTGCAACCTGACTGTTTCTAAGAAAAAGGTTAACACCATTGTGATTTCTCCTCTAATGTTTAATCCTATTATCTTCAGGGACTACACGAAGACAATTCACGCTTCTCGTACAGAAGATGCTCGTTTCAGTCATGTGTCCTCTAATAAGGTGTGTACTTATATAGTACTCCCGCTGTACCATAATATAAGAAGTTATTACTATGTAGTTGTAAATAACGTTATCAAACTATATCTTATATTATGGGACGGGGGGAGTAGTAGCAAAGCAATGTGGTGCTCAAACTTTTGTAACTATATGTAGTAGTAGTAAAACGACATTTAGACTGAAAACTGAAGTTCTTCATTGGAAAAAATTTAGGCATTTAGTAAGTAAATCAGATCAGATTGTgctatgaggcaactttctttgtAGAAAATCTTGGAAGAAACTTAGATCAGTTAAGATGCATTAGTACGAGAAAGCCAACATTAGTGCACTTGCTCATGTGCAGTAACCGGCAAGGGAAAAATATGTAACTTGTTATCGTCAGTGCCGATATTCACATCATTCTTCAGGAGTTTCCCTTAAATCCCTTTATCCATTAAAAACCTTATATGTGTTTCTGTCCATTAATGAAATCTGTGTTGATCAAGTTGTGGACACTATGCTTTTTAACTGTAGGAATATTTTCCATCTGAGTCAATGAATGCAACTGTAAATCTAGTGAGGCAGAAGCTTGATAAGGTAAGAGTTATTTTGTTATCTACCATTTTCCATGTAGCAGCCACATAAGTAAGCTAAAGTTTCCATTTTCAAAATACCAGATACAGTCCGGCAGTGATACTTCTGATGCTGCTGCTACATCCAAGAAACCAAGGGTCGATAACCGTAGACGAATTTGAACCATTGGATCGCACAGAGCATGCGTTAGTGAACCACGGCGTGCTTTTTGGTCTTCGTTTTCAGCATCTACTTAATATCATTTGCAGTAGGTTGTTTAGTGAACTATGTTCGAGAGAAACGATGTACTGTAAGTATGTAACTTAATGTGATAATGCCAGACTCATCAGCTGTTCATATGGTCACTCTGTTGTCTATATGATCTGCAGTCTTGCGAGCAACTATATATTGGAATTCTCCAATGTCTACGGGTGTCCTGATTGACTTTTACAACCTCTTGCTGTCTGGATAacactagtttgctttatttacttacGTTAAGCTCAACTTGGCATCATGTGATGCAAATTTCTCTTCCACTTTTTACTTACATTAAGTTCAACTCGGGATCGTGTGATCCAAGAGTTTGCTTTTTTACTTACATTAAGCTCAACTCAGCATCGTGTGATGCAAATTCCGTGAAGCTCAACTCGGTAATTTGTCTTCCTTTTTTTTTACATAAATATAGGATGTTCAGGCACAAAAATTGACCAGCAGTAATTTCAACTATATATATTGCATTGCATTTATCCTTAAGGTAGATATGTGATTCGGTCTTGTATTCTGCAGCTGTTCTTGTTAATGTTATTTTTCAAATTACTATTTTTGATTTGGTAATGAATTTCATTGGTACCTAAGATAATTAATTACTGTCTCATTTTCAGGCTGTGGCTGTGCTAGCAGCAGATGGTAGGCAGATAGTCTCAAGAGCAAAGTCAGAGGCACCTAATTATGAGAAGTGGGAATTACTGAGACTTTTGATTCCATACGATGTATATCTTCAGAACTGGAAGTTAAAGCTGTTTCCACCAGGATTTACAGAGAACCCATGCCTGTGAAAGAATTAGCTGATCATGTATTCGTGTAGCTAGCTATGTTCATCTGTCTACACTCTACTGGTGTCTCACATAAGGTAGTTAACACTTTCTTGTTCAAGAAGGCAGTTGCCTTCTTCAACACATTACTTGATAGTTTGATAATATTATTTACAGCTTTACATGTATTAAGATGTGCAATGTTGCTTTCAAACATAGTAGATGCATATGGAACTTTTGACTTACCAATTGAGTTTCGGCAGAAATATTTTGGTTCTGCTCTGGGTAAAGGAAGACAAGCTGCAAAAACGTAAACCAATCAAGTTTTCATTACTTCGTTTATTTTATGATTTCTGAAGTGCACAGTTTCTGTTTCGTTGCAAACTACTACTAGGATTTTAGCCTATGGCAAGGCACATTCACCAAGCATTAGTTTGATGCTCCTATAAATACCATCCTAATTGTTCTAAGTAGACCTTATTAAGGAATGATGGGATTAACGGTGCTGTTCATGCTCTCAATGATTTTTATACATCAAATGAACTCTTTACAATTAGCATATATGCATAACGTTGTTCTGTATTCAATAGCTAAGGTGATGCTTTTTTGTGCCACACTTTGCTACATACTTAGGCCAGTTTGACTTTGTCAAGATTTTATCCATTTATTTGCAAAATTTTGGCATGCCACAATTTGACAAAAATGTACCCCACACAGCATCTACATTTCTTGAGAAATCTTTCCAACACAAGTGCTGAAGAATTTGCTAGCCACACAAATTGTGGCTTTCCACACACCTGGCACAAAGTTTAGTAAAACATCGCAACTAACAGGCCCTCACTTTAGCACTTTGATAATAACCACTTCTTTGCAgccataacagaaatattttaccAGTACTGGTAAATATTTTATTATTTCAGTTGACTATCTTCTGCAGTGAAGAACCACAATACCATACTGGCTGTTAATGATTATAGACGAGCATAGTTTACATAGTGTAAATGCATCGACCATAATATTTTTGTCCTAGTATTGGTCTTTTCAGGGATTTGGTTTTCAGGGAAATAGTTGTTAATTAGGAAAACTGATCCATGTGCTTTCTCCTCTTATAACTGCATCAGTGTATGATTTCTGATGTGATATCATATATAGAGCTTTGTTTTACAAAAATCTTGCATTTCTCAAAATGTCAAAGAATGCCTCTTTTAATCCTTCGCAGCTTTTGTATAATGCATCTGCACAAAATATCTATGATGGGGTTTACTATGTATTTCTGTTGGCTGTAAACAACGGTTCTGCATTCTGATTCATCTATCTTTTTAATTTTGGCCTACAGGGAGATTGAGAAGTTGAAGCTTTCTGAGCTGAGCTGACCTGCAGGGAAGGCATCGTTGAGGTTGCCATGATGTATGTCCAATTTTTTTCCCATGGTACATTAGTATTGCAAGTTCCCACTTCAGATCTGTCACCTAAATACTTCTCCTACGATTATCCTAAAAGCTTGTTAGTTATTATGTGCTAGTATGTGCTGAAGCATGACAATGTTAGCTATGTTGTAATATTTAATGACTATGGAATTTTCCTTATGACGGAACCATGCTGTAGTTAGTCTATTAGTCATTCCTGTGCATACCCCTTTTGATGTTTACAATCCTCAGCATCATTATTTTACTTTTACAAGCAGTAGTGGTTGCAGTACTCTATTACAAGTTGGTGTGGCGATAGGCTTGCATAGTGCTTACATGTTTTCTTATCACGGATTCTTGTGATTTGTGAGTTGGGCAGGTGTCCTGTCAAGTAATACCTTTTTCTGCGTGCGCGGTGAACTGACTGGTTTAGACAATGGAAACTAATTAACTAGTCTGGTTCTTTTTTTGTTGACAACTAACTAGCTTGGTTGTCAGTCACGCTGGTTCTCACaacacttttttttttctctataTGGAGAATTTACGGTGTGCACCATGAAGCGAAGACAAATCTATTGAGCTGGAACTGAGCTGGGTATGCCATGAATCTAGCCACCAGCACGAGAAGGTAATAAATGACCATTCAACGAAAATATACTCCTTCCCTTGGAATTCCACGGCCACCTGAGTCACCCAGTTCCCCTTTCCTGAATTCCTTGCTATTTTGCAATACCATACAGGTTCCAGGCGATCTTGTGAAGCAGGGCAAGGCAGCGCTTGAGGAGATGGACGCTGACTAAGAAGAGTCGGCCAATTATTCTCTGAAGGTTTTACATTTCCTTCCACGCGTGGTGTAACAGATACATGACTGGTTCATGAATTTCGTTTCGGCGCTAAAAACTACCACCTCAGGGCTCAGGatgttgttgcctttgcccagtcGAGAGGTAGCAAGCAGGGCTCGTGCTGTTTGGTGTTCTAGCGGAGCGTATTCTGCTTGCTGTTTTTTTTCCTAAAAAAAAGTATTCTGCTTGCGGTTCGGTCACACATTGATCTGAATCTATTGAACTCTGAATGACCTTGAAATCCAACGAGTAGTACTATCCTACCATATCCATTTACCATTGCTGCGACTTAAAACATTTGTTGCCGTGCATGATTATAGACTTGTGGTCGTTTGAGAGACGCTGCACATCACATTTGGAAATACACAGAAATCTGTTATGAAAGAGAGACCAGTACACTATGCAATTCTTTTCTCTATAGAACGAACCTCTACTTTCTTGCCCTTTGTCGATGATGATTGAAGGTTTGCGCCGTGTCACCTGTGTGGCCCTTAATGGAGGCTACAATCTCTACTTTGCTGTGCATGGTAATGAATAAAGCCTcactttacaaaaaaaaaaagaaatcgtgctgatctttttttttttgagcaagGTTCGTGCTGATCTCCATTCCTCGTTATCATCGTCGCTACCTCGCGGCCACAAAAGAAGCCCATGCATGCATACATAAAACGCCGAAAAAAATGCGCCTTTACATTCATCAGGTTCCGTGCAACTTCTGGACTTTTGCGGTGCTGGGCTTCCGGCCCGAGGTGGTGGCGGTGGGTCCAGTAGCCCAGCATCACGCGGCCATCCACAGCCGTCGGATCAACGGCCGACGGTCCAGATGCAGCCGACGACACGGCCCACCAAACCCCCAGTAAAGCCGGGACCCACCACCTGGTCCGGTCCACGGAGACTCTTCCCCTCTTCCTGTTGCTCCGCTTCAGTTTCAGTTCATTTCGACCGCAGGGATCGCTCGCTCGCTGCCTGTCGGAGAGGAGAGCGCGGCGGCGGACGGAGGCGTGATGGCGTTCTAGCCTGCCCCGACGACCCCCTCTCCGCTCGTCCCCGGACCGCGCCCCCGCGCGACAGGCTTCTTGCTCAGGTAGGGCTCCCTTCCTCCGCTTGCCTGGCCTCCTAGGGTTTCTGCAACAGTTCTTTCCCCCGCTTCCAAATCGATGGACTCTGCTGTTCTGGTTTAGATTCGTTTGGAATCGTGGTTCTTTACGGATGGGGAGATCCTCGCCCCCCTTCCCGCTGCCTCGATTTGCTGTTGCTATGTCGGGGCGTTTCTCCCCCATTTCTCGTCGACCTCCATCAGCGGAACGAGGCAAACATTCGGAGCCCCGCTGGTGGCTGCTGATTAAGAACGTAGCGGCGGCGGGTTGTTTGCTGTCAGATTGTGCCGTGCTGGGTGCATGCTAGAACCCTTGTGTTCCTGACCATCACTTTAGGGGTCGGCTGTGTTAGCGCTTAGCGGATCTGCGCCAATATGCCTCTAATACAGGTCTAACAGGGGACCTCTATTACTACTACTCAATACCAATTCCTGGCTGGTCGGACATCATCAGAACGAACTCGACAGGCCGAATCGAGATTCTTTTTTCTTTATAAGTTCATTTGAGGAAAGTTTGGGTCTTTTCCAACTGGCCTAGCCCCTTTCCATTACATGCATAACGGAAATAACATGTCTTTTTACAAGCAAGCAGTAgacagaaagaaagaaagaaagaaagggaCAGGAAGGTTTGGGTCTGTACCATTAAAACACCACCTATTTTTAGCAATATACCATCAAGATAATTTCGTTTAGTTCAAAATAGCATCAAAAGGTTAGCATTTAACTCCCGTTACCATTTACATTTAACTTC
This Lolium perenne isolate Kyuss_39 chromosome 1, Kyuss_2.0, whole genome shotgun sequence DNA region includes the following protein-coding sequences:
- the LOC127318123 gene encoding uncharacterized protein isoform X2; the encoded protein is MPRDRDEPAAVRVYTVCDESKYLVVRNVPALGCGDELGTLFSTYGPLEECKPMDAEDCEEYTDVFFIKFSQVSNARFAKRKLDETAFLGNRLQVSYAPQFESVEDTKEKLEVRRNEVLGRIRSPAGSRPEGLSQYPLGQGSSSGNSHRQMSSNKRDYTKTIHASRTEDARFSHVSSNKEYFPSESMNATVNLVRQKLDKIQSGSDTSDAAATSKKPRVDNRRRI
- the LOC127318123 gene encoding uncharacterized protein isoform X1 codes for the protein MPRDRDEPAAVRVYTVCDESKYLVVRNVPALGCGDELGTLFSTYGPLEECKPMDAEDCEEYTDVFFIKFSQVSNARFAKRKLDETAFLGNRLQVSYAPQFESVEDTKEKLEVRRNEVLGRIRCISLHFSAPAGSRPEGLSQYPLGQGSSSGNSHRQMSSNKRDYTKTIHASRTEDARFSHVSSNKEYFPSESMNATVNLVRQKLDKIQSGSDTSDAAATSKKPRVDNRRRI